In one window of Mesoplodon densirostris isolate mMesDen1 chromosome 4, mMesDen1 primary haplotype, whole genome shotgun sequence DNA:
- the RPS27L gene encoding ribosomal protein eS27-like, whose protein sequence is MPLARDLLHPSLEEEKKKHKKKRLVQSPNSYFMDVKCPGCYKITTVFSHAQTVVLCVGCSTVLCQPTGGKARLTEGCSFRRKQH, encoded by the exons ATGCCT TTGGCTAGAGATTTACTGCATCCTTccttggaagaggaaaagaaaaaacataaaaagaaacggcTGGTTCAAAGTCcaaattcttattttatggatGTAAAATGTCCAG GCTGCTACAAGATTACCACTGTTTTCAGCCATGCTCAGACAGTGGTGCTTTGTGTAGGTTGTTCAACCGTGTTGTGCCAGCCGACAGGAGGAAAGGCCAGACTCACAGAAG GGTGTTCATTTAGAAGAAAGCAACACTAA